The segment GTGCTGAACAGTTGCCGCCAGTAGGAGACGTGACCTGCGGCGATGTGCCCCACCTCGTGGCCGATCACGAACTCGAGGGCCTCGGGGCTGCGGGCACGACCGCCGACCTCGAACAGGTCGGAGTAGATCACCACGTACCGGCGGAACCCGTGCCCGGAGGCGAAGGCGTTGATGGTGCCGTTGCCGTTCACCACGTAGGCGTCGGGCACGTACTCCATGCCGTAGCGCGCGGCGGCTTCGACGACCATCCGGTAGCCCTCGGGGAACTGGGTGGGGGACATCTGGATTCCGTTGACGCGCTGGGACGCGTAATTCAGGCCGCGCGCCAGGAACACGACCAGCGGGAGCATCAGCGCCAGGAGCATCCAGTCGGACACCAGGCCGCGCGCCACCAGCAGGATCGCCGCCGCATAGGCGATCGCGGCCATCAGCACCCCGATCACCAGAACCGGGATCTCCCACGGATGTCGCTTGGGCGTGCCCGCGTACAGGGCGGGCTGCCGCCACACGGCATTGGGGCCGGGAAGGTCGGCGGGCGGCTCGACGATGCGGGGGTCGTCGACGCCGGGGACTGAGGGAATGGGTCCGTGGGTATCCACGTCCACCAATCTACTGGCCTCCCTTTAGACTGACGCCATGCGCATTTATCTCGGTGCCGACCACGCCGGTTTCGAACTCAAGAATCAGATCGCCGACCACCTGACCGCGGGCGGCCACGAAGTCGTCGACTGCGGCGCCCACGAATACGACGCTCTCGACGACTACCCGGCCTTCTGCATCGCGGCCGCGCAGCGCACCGTCGCCGACCCGGGCAGCCTGGGCATCGTGCTCGGCGGCAGCGGCAACGGCGAGCAGATCGCCGCGAACAAGGTCCCCGGCGCCCGGTGCGCCCTCGCGTGGAGCGTGGAGACCGCACAGCTGGCGCGCCAGCACAACAACGCCCAGCTCATCGGCATCGGCGGCCGCATGCACTCGAAGGAGGAGGCGCTCGCCATCGTCGACGCCTTCCTCGCGACCGAGTGGTCCGACGAGGCGCGCCACCAGCGTCGCATCGACATCCTCGCCGAGTACGAGCGCACCGGCGAGGCTCCCGCTCTGCCCGACGCCCAGTAGGTCGTCGTGCCCGAAGGGCATGCGCTGCACCGGCTCGCCCGGCGACAGCAGCGTCTCCTCGGTGGGCAACGTCTTCACGTCTCCAGTCCCCAGGGCCGCTTCGCACACGAGGCGGCCCTGCTGGACGGCATGGTCTTCCGGACTGCGGAGGCGTGGGGCAAGCACTTGATCCACCGCTGGGACGACGGCGGCCGCGGCACGGCTGCGGTGCACCGCATCGTGCACGTCCATCTCGGCATCTACGGCACCTTCCGCGAGGAGCCGCTGCCGATGCCGGAGCCGACCGGTCAGGTCCGCATGCGGCTGATCGGTCCCGAACTCGGCATCGACCTCCGCGGTCCCAACGCGTGCGAGATCTACAGCCCGGACCAGCTCGACGCCCTCGTCGCGCGGCTGGGTCCCGACCCGCTCCGCAAGGACGCCGACCCGGAGATCGCCTGGCGGGCGATCCACAAGTCCAGGCGCGCCATCGGCTCGCTCCTGATGGATCAGAAGATCATCGCGGGCATCGGCAACATCTACCGTGCGGAGGTCCTCTTCCGCGTAGGCGTCGACCCGTACCGGCCGGGCACCGGCGTCACCCGCGACGAGTTCGACGCCGTCTGGGCCGACCTGCTGCACCTGATGCCGATCGGGGTGCGCCGCGGCCACATCCATGTGGTCCGTCCCGAAGACGACCACGGCGCCCCGGCGTACTCCTCCGACCGCCCGCGAACCTACGTGTACCGGCGGGCGGGCGAACCGTGCCGCCTGTGCGGCACCGCCGTGCTGTGGGCGGAGATGGAGGGACGCAACCTGTTCTGGTGCCCCTCCTGCCAGTCGTAGACCGGCACCCGTGGCCCCTGCACCCGTAGACCCGGCATCGGGCGCGGACACGTTCGCAGGGACTCATCAGGAAACCCTCAGACGGACGCAACGCGCCTCCCAGCCTCGCCCGGCATGCTTCAGACATGAAGCACACGCAGCAGACCGCACGTGCGAGTTTCATCGTCCTGGCCGTCGGCGGCACGGGGGAGTCGTACGACGGCGACCCCCGCACTGAGGTCACCGGCCTGCTCGCAGCGGTCACCGACCGCCTCGACGAGCGTTTCGAGGCCCGCTGGGTGGGCTACCCGGCAAGTTACGGACCCGCGCCGCAGCACGACGGCATCAGTTACGTCCAGAGCGTCGCCGCAGGCGTCCGCGCGCTGGCGGCCGCGATCCGCGAAGCCGACCGACCGGTGATGCTCATCGGCTACTCCCAGGGCGCCGCCGTCATCCGCACCTTTCTGGCCCACCCGGCCGCCTTCGCGCTGCTGTCGAAGATCGCGGCGGTCGGATTCGTCGCCGACCCGAACCAACCGCGCGGCGTCGTGGACGGATGCGCGGGATGGGGAGTGGCCGGCGAGGGCGGAGAGCTTCCGGACGGACTGCCCGCGTACTGGGTCGGCGCGCCGTCGGACATGATCTGCAATGCCAGCGACGACTCGCTGATCCGCGACATCGCCGACCTCACCGACTCGCTGTCGCTGACGCAGATGCGACGGTGGGCGGCGGACGCGACGGCGCGCATCATGAGCCGGCGCATGCAGAACGCCGAGGCGACCGGGTTCGCACCCGCCCAGTGGCGCCGGGACCTGCACCGCATGCGGATCGCGATCCGTGAGGTGCGCGGCTATCTTCCACGGCAGATCGCGGTCGGTGCGTGGCAGGTGGCGAATCCGATCGGCGGCAGCCACGTCTCCTATGCGACGCAACCGTACCGGCGCGCCCCGCTGACCGATCCCGGTGTCACCGGATGCGAGACCCTGGCGCACTGGCTCCAGCTGCACGCGACGATGGGAGGGTGTTTGCAGCATCAGTGAGACCGCACCCCACGGTCTGTCGAGTGCCGACTGTGAGCGCAGCGAGATGACAGACAGCGAGAACCGGGCTCCTCCGATCGGATCGGAGAAGCCCGGTTCTCGTGATTGCTCAGGTGCGAGCGGCGTCGTTCCTAGTCGCCGGTGTACGCGCCACCGACGGTGCCGCGGACGACGATCGGGGTGCCGCGGCCGATGGTGTCGTACACCCACTTGCCGTTGGCGGTGCTGACGTTGATGCAGCCGTGGCTGGCGTTGGAGACACCCTGCTGGGCGACCGACCAGGGGGCGGCGTGGATGAAGATGCCGTCCCACGACATGCGGGTCGCGTACTCGACGTAGGTGCGGTAGCCCTCAGGCGAGTCGACCGGGACACCGTACGTGGAGCTGTCCATGTACATGTCGCGGTACTTCTCCTTGGTGTGGTACACACCGTTCGGAGTCGGATGCTTATTGGTGCCCATCGAGATCGGCATCTGCTTGACGAACTTGTGGTCCTTCCACCAGTAGATCTGGTGGTCACCGTCGACAGCGAGCGCGACCCAACCGGTCGGCGACTTCACGTTCGGCTCGGCCGGGATGCCCGGCTTCTCCGGAGTCGTGACCTTGGGCTGCTGCTTCTTCTGCTTGGGCGGCGTGGTCGGCGCCGGGACTCCCGGAATGTTCGGAAGCTCAGGGACCTCGATACCGGGCAGGCCCGGAATGATGGTCACAGGCTGCGCGTTCGCCACTGCCGGTGCCCCCATCGCCAGCGCCGCGGCGCTGGTCGCCACAGCAATGACTCGAGCGACGCGGCTGATCCGGCGGCTCGAAGACTTGGTGGAAAACACTTCGTCTCTACCTTCGTTATGTGGTCAGAAATGAGCATCACCCCCGTGAATGCTCGACCTGTATCGTTACACAACTGTTGTATGTGCGCCAACATTTCGCGGCTCGCCCGAACCTGTGTGCCAGATGAAAGACCAGGTCAAGTCGGTGACGACATTCACATGCGACATTGCTGATGTTTCCCGTGTGGTGGCGCGGCTCGGGTGTGTTTCGTGCCGACTTCTCCGATTCGTCCCGGCGGAGTCCTCGATCGATCGGATGACTACAGTGAGCGCTCTATGACCATCGACCTGCATCTCCATCGGTTTCGCGGCGCGAGCGGCAGCGACCTGACCACCACGGTGTGGGAGATCGGGGAGGGGCGTCGCGCGGTGTCGTCGGCGATGCTGGGCGGCGGCATCGGCCCGGTCGCATGGGTCGTCAACGCGCAGGTTCCCGGCGATTACGCGCGCATGGATCCGGTGGCGCACCTGCGGGAGATGGCCGACGACCTCGGGCTCGTCGGACGCGGCGTCGGAATGCTCACGGCCGCCGCGGTGTCGCGGACCGTCACCTCCGCGGACGGCGGTGTCACCGCTTCGGCGACCGTCGGCCTGCGCGTCCCGACGTGGGCGGCGGCCCCGGTGACGAGCGTCGATCCCGAGCTGACGCCCGTCGTGCCCGCGCCGATGACGCCCGGCACCATCAACATCACCGTCGACCTGCCGGTCGCCCTCACCGACGCGGCCCTGGTGAACGCGGTGATGACGGTGACCGAGGCCAAGACGCAGGCGCTGATCGAAGCGGGATACGCCGCGACCGGCACGGCGTCGGACGCTGTCGTCGTCGTGGTGCCGGTCGACGGGACGCAAGAGGTCTTCGCCGGCCCGCGGTCCGTGTGGGGAGGCGCCATGGCCCGGGCCGTGCACGCCGCAGTCCTCGCCGGCGCGCACGACTACGCCCGGCGCCTGCGCGACGGCGGCCTGTAGTCGACGCTAGGCCGTGTCGGCCTAGGCCAGCGCGTCGGACAGGCGCTTCGCGACCGCGACGATCGTGTCCTTGTCGCCGGGGACGTCGGGCTGCCACGGCAGCACCAGCTTGTCCTTGCCCTTGTCCCGGTAGCGCGGGATCACGTGCAGGTGGAAGTGGAAGACCGTCTGCCAGGCGTCGGCACCGCAGCAGTTCAGGAGGTTGACGCCGTCGGCGCCGAGTTCTCCGACCACCTGGCGGGCGATCTTCTGGGCGGTCGCGGTGACGGCGGCGAGGTCCTCGGTGGGGATCTCCAGGAGGTCCTTGCTGTGGCGCTTCGGGATCACAAGCAGGTGCCCTTCGGAGGCGGGGTTGATGTCCATGAAGGCGTACGTCGCCTCGTCCTCGTAGACCTTCGCGCTCGGGATGGCGCCGTTGATGATTCCGCAGAAGATGCACTGATCGCTCATACGTCGACCCTATCGCTGCTCGCTCCGGGCGGAGCACGTACTCCAGAACGAGGTCAGGGCCCTTTCCCCGACTGGGAAAAGGGCCCTGACCTGCGGAGCGGGTGACGGGAATCGAACCCGCGTAGCTAGTTTGGAAGACTAGGGCTCTACCATTGAGCTACACCCGCGTTGCGGACGCGGTCGCAGGATTCCTGCGGCGTCGTGCGCCCGACGAACATTACCGAGCGACGGGCCGATTGACAAAACCGGAGCCGGGTTCGTCGGCGGGCGTGCGCAGCCCGTACTATGTGCCTTTGGCCGCGCCGGTGATCCGACGCGGTCACCGGGATGTGGCGCAGCTTGGTAGCGCATCCGCTTTGGGAGCGGAGGGTCGCAGGTTCAAATCCTGTCATCCCGACGACGTGTCGCGGCCGGTCGGCTGAGCCGGCGAGCGGCGAGAACAACGTGCTGACAGCAAGTACCGACTAAGGAGTACCAACACCGTGAAGAGCACCGTCGAGCAGCTGAGCCCGACCCGAGTCAAGCTGAATGTCGAGATCGCGTTCGAGGATCTCTCCGGTGACTTCGACCGCGCCTACAAGGCGCTGGCCCAGCAGATCCGGATCCCGGGCTTCCGCCCCGGCAAGGCCCCGGCCAAGCTGATCGAGGCCCGCGTCGGTCGCCAGGCCGTCCTGGAGCAGGTCGTCAACGACGCCCTCCCCGCCAAGTACACCGAGGTCGTCACCGAGGCTGACATCAAGGCCATCAGCCAGCCCGAGATCGACCTGGGAGAGCTCGTCTACGGCGAGCCGGTCAAGTTCACCGCCGAGGTGGACGTCCGCCCCGAGATCACCCTGCCGGAGTTCTCGACCATCGCCGTCGAGGTCGATCCGATCGAGGTCGCCGAGGCCGACGTCGAGACCGAGCTGGACAACCTCCGCGCCCGCTTCGGCACCCTGGTCGGCGCCGACCGCGGCGTCGAGAACGGCGACTTCGTGTCGCTGGACCTGACGGCCACCGTCGACGGCGAGCCTGTCGAGGACGCGTCGACCGAGGGTCTCTCGCACGAGGTCGGCAGCGACACCCTGATCGAGGGCCTCGACGAGGCCATCACCGGCGTCAAGGCCGGCGAGTCGACCACCTTCACCTCCAAGCTGGTCGCCGGCGAGCACGCGGGCAAGGACGCCGAGATCACCGCGACCGTGAAGTCGGTCAAGGTCCGCGAGCTCCCGGAGCTCGACGACGAGTTCGCCCAGATGGCGTCGGAGTTCGACACCGT is part of the Gordonia phthalatica genome and harbors:
- a CDS encoding M48 family metallopeptidase, whose amino-acid sequence is MDTHGPIPSVPGVDDPRIVEPPADLPGPNAVWRQPALYAGTPKRHPWEIPVLVIGVLMAAIAYAAAILLVARGLVSDWMLLALMLPLVVFLARGLNYASQRVNGIQMSPTQFPEGYRMVVEAAARYGMEYVPDAYVVNGNGTINAFASGHGFRRYVVIYSDLFEVGGRARSPEALEFVIGHEVGHIAAGHVSYWRQLFSTVIMSVPFLGSLLSRAQEYTADNYGYYTRPDGAHSMIGLLAGGKYLLGGVDFDQFADRATHEKGFFVTVANALSSHPVLTWRASALRDRTRAGSILLRPRHFVRGIGSGGVTPVPPPAAPTDLPPGSLPNRLEQTGQY
- a CDS encoding ribose-5-phosphate isomerase, with the protein product MRIYLGADHAGFELKNQIADHLTAGGHEVVDCGAHEYDALDDYPAFCIAAAQRTVADPGSLGIVLGGSGNGEQIAANKVPGARCALAWSVETAQLARQHNNAQLIGIGGRMHSKEEALAIVDAFLATEWSDEARHQRRIDILAEYERTGEAPALPDAQ
- a CDS encoding Fpg/Nei family DNA glycosylase, coding for MPEGHALHRLARRQQRLLGGQRLHVSSPQGRFAHEAALLDGMVFRTAEAWGKHLIHRWDDGGRGTAAVHRIVHVHLGIYGTFREEPLPMPEPTGQVRMRLIGPELGIDLRGPNACEIYSPDQLDALVARLGPDPLRKDADPEIAWRAIHKSRRAIGSLLMDQKIIAGIGNIYRAEVLFRVGVDPYRPGTGVTRDEFDAVWADLLHLMPIGVRRGHIHVVRPEDDHGAPAYSSDRPRTYVYRRAGEPCRLCGTAVLWAEMEGRNLFWCPSCQS
- a CDS encoding PE-PPE domain-containing protein, which codes for MKHTQQTARASFIVLAVGGTGESYDGDPRTEVTGLLAAVTDRLDERFEARWVGYPASYGPAPQHDGISYVQSVAAGVRALAAAIREADRPVMLIGYSQGAAVIRTFLAHPAAFALLSKIAAVGFVADPNQPRGVVDGCAGWGVAGEGGELPDGLPAYWVGAPSDMICNASDDSLIRDIADLTDSLSLTQMRRWAADATARIMSRRMQNAEATGFAPAQWRRDLHRMRIAIREVRGYLPRQIAVGAWQVANPIGGSHVSYATQPYRRAPLTDPGVTGCETLAHWLQLHATMGGCLQHQ
- a CDS encoding L,D-transpeptidase, with protein sequence MFSTKSSSRRISRVARVIAVATSAAALAMGAPAVANAQPVTIIPGLPGIEVPELPNIPGVPAPTTPPKQKKQQPKVTTPEKPGIPAEPNVKSPTGWVALAVDGDHQIYWWKDHKFVKQMPISMGTNKHPTPNGVYHTKEKYRDMYMDSSTYGVPVDSPEGYRTYVEYATRMSWDGIFIHAAPWSVAQQGVSNASHGCINVSTANGKWVYDTIGRGTPIVVRGTVGGAYTGD
- a CDS encoding adenosylcobinamide amidohydrolase; its protein translation is MTIDLHLHRFRGASGSDLTTTVWEIGEGRRAVSSAMLGGGIGPVAWVVNAQVPGDYARMDPVAHLREMADDLGLVGRGVGMLTAAAVSRTVTSADGGVTASATVGLRVPTWAAAPVTSVDPELTPVVPAPMTPGTINITVDLPVALTDAALVNAVMTVTEAKTQALIEAGYAATGTASDAVVVVVPVDGTQEVFAGPRSVWGGAMARAVHAAVLAGAHDYARRLRDGGL
- a CDS encoding HIT family protein produces the protein MSDQCIFCGIINGAIPSAKVYEDEATYAFMDINPASEGHLLVIPKRHSKDLLEIPTEDLAAVTATAQKIARQVVGELGADGVNLLNCCGADAWQTVFHFHLHVIPRYRDKGKDKLVLPWQPDVPGDKDTIVAVAKRLSDALA
- the tig gene encoding trigger factor, encoding MKSTVEQLSPTRVKLNVEIAFEDLSGDFDRAYKALAQQIRIPGFRPGKAPAKLIEARVGRQAVLEQVVNDALPAKYTEVVTEADIKAISQPEIDLGELVYGEPVKFTAEVDVRPEITLPEFSTIAVEVDPIEVAEADVETELDNLRARFGTLVGADRGVENGDFVSLDLTATVDGEPVEDASTEGLSHEVGSDTLIEGLDEAITGVKAGESTTFTSKLVAGEHAGKDAEITATVKSVKVRELPELDDEFAQMASEFDTVDELRDSLRERVSEGKKYEQAGAIRDAVLEQLLDTVEFPLPESVVDEEVESVQHQLVHALGHDDAQVDRFLEAQGKTRDEWNEESKVEAEKSVRTQLLLDAIADKVEVEVSQDELTQQILMQSQRYGIAPQEFIAQLQQANQIGALYADVRRNKSLAEVIGEVTVTDTNGETIDTKAFFGGADDDAEGDEAEAAGDDA